One Panicum virgatum strain AP13 chromosome 9K, P.virgatum_v5, whole genome shotgun sequence genomic region harbors:
- the LOC120648400 gene encoding DDT domain-containing protein PTM-like isoform X1, which translates to MEVDEAAVLGRAAPVGSGANVGTVPVPGEVRDPAHVVPEENMEVDEGGIAEQGRTTTTAVASAGGLQVDEVVGERLVGRYIGRSAPGHGRIILIGKVASYDSTTGVYGVVFEDGQVEDLGLAKLQEFLVSECNGTLDMEASCRKRKLDLPVPSGSALDVREPASTRQRVDGCAMPTMPDAPQQSASGSDTSDDIECSSNSSDFSEEEPSEPCPPVQIVELPPSSGDIDVPEESISYLFAVYSFLRSFSVQLFLSPFGLDDFVAAINCTVQNNLLDAVHFSLLRALRRHLESKSTKLASNCFRYLDWTLIDTLTWPVFLLEYLYVMGCIKNLGVQSFARSLLATEYYKLPVAVKLRVLQILCDHVIDSEELKTELEVREGYNEGMENETDRSVFLGPGSSAVSARATQASAYKRIGDLQSLGRAPNVNNLKAVIENASQDGNHNACRICGMNGTLLHCDGCPWAYHSRCIGQNKSYLPQGAWFCHECVVNNLTPTSARIERCARGAQIFGIDMCGRIFLGSCNYLLIKSCRIQMSSNAESYARYYNHHDVVKVLEVLALSDAYMDICRQIKEYMSGDNKAAKLSSFKPQAYMNLYNQGNIAACAAANLAVITADQGKVSSSQLTTNSRKKIAADNALQVKVFSSATAQFVWPSTEKKLMEVPRDRCDWCLACRSSAIGNKKACFLNMAAANATKSSARILSAMHVIRNSDSHFASIVAYLANMGESLCGLLVGSLQDMQQKQRWHQQLREASNCRTVIPLLLEIVIIRWRLGACAICCFWVKARAAISMQNMHVGLRLANSLILESNIRGVAFSESWLKPTDDWHVVSPDAAAGERHHRKHSLASESGITIDADNSGTWWIGRNISKRILQRWALQRSSIRKAGRQGGKKRIAGLSYHEGSNFPRRSLQFAWRACVGLSQNSSQLALQVRCLDAHIRWKELIPPDQIPSDGASSNCVFSAFKNAVVYDKKIIDNKIRYAVTFTNQKSLPVHVTKNILEAEGNHNENSKLWFSENNVPLYMLREFELKAGISSLPSPDISDSNYFTNFFTTRVKAYTGDVFSYLFHKGDVYTCTSCKKDVLFRDVVKCSLCQGNCHKECTTGSVSGKGGSATSNLVCKLCLQKRNLRLASYHTNASYIWPQQMINGQQPVNASKIIFKVGYSHSAEPALKVGAQPISKVTQPFAKVNNQPIVNVKGQPPVKLATLPITNVEAQNIVTCVQAEPKSKKSKSEKTKKLKNIQGTTYFGLVWKKNKYDKYDGIDFRANDVILRSKDGTSSSTKPTCCLCNKAYSPDFLYVRCQKCRNWFHGDALQLEEEKIKELIAYQCCRCRRRTIPPCPHSADYIKPYPEFIEQTVAASSQSTTLEDQDPLLSSYGIIERIGEETWDADLSSIMASCPPGSNQKLSIRRTRVKNCE; encoded by the exons ATGGAGGTGGATGAGGCTGCCGTTCTGGGCAGAGCGGCGCCTGTGGGGAGCGGGGCAAATGTGGGGACCGTCCCAGTCCCAGGGGAAGTGCGGGATCCGGCTCACGTGGTGCCGGAAGAGAATATGGAGGTGGATGAGGGCGGCATCGCCGAACAAGGGCGTACTACCACAACAGCTGTGGCAAGCGCTGGTGGCCTTCAGGTGGATGAGGTGGTCGGGGAACGCTTGGTGGGCCGGTACATTGGCCGGAGCGCTCCAGGGCATGGAAGAATCATTCTTATTGGGAAGGTTGCATCCTATGACAGCACCACTGGGGTCTATGGCGTGGTGTTTGAGGACGGACAGGTTGAGGATCTTGGACTTGCTAAGCTCCAGGAGTTTCTCGTGTCTGAGTGTAATGGCACATTAGACATGGAGGCCAGCTGCAGGAAGAGGAAGCTGGACTTGCCGGTTCCATCTGGGAGCGCCTTGGATGTCCGAGAGCCGGCGAGTACCAGGCAGAGGGTTGATGGATGTGCGATGCCTACCATGCCTGATGCGCCACAGCAGAGCGCATCAGGCTCGGATACTTCTGATGATATTGAATGTTCCAGCAATTCATCAGATTTCAGTGAAGAAGAACCATCCGAGCCATGCCCTCCAGTGCAGATTGTGGAGTTGCCACCGTCATCGGGAGATATTGATGTGCCAGAAGAGTCCATAAGTTATCTCTTTGCTGTTTATAGCTTCCTGCGGTCATTCAGCGTTCAGCTGTTCCTGAGTCCATTTGGGCTGGATGATTTTGTTGCAGCCATTAATTGCACCGTGCAGAATAACTTGTTGGATGCTGTACATTTCTCGCTACTGCGGGCACTGAGACGGCATCTGGAATCTAAATCCACTAAGCTTGCTTCGAATTGCTTTAG GTATCTGGATTGGACACTAATAGACACATTGACTTGGCCAGTGTTCTTACTAGAATACCTGTACGTGATGGGTTGCATTAAGAATCTAGGGGTTCAGAGTTTTGCTAGAAGCCTCCTAGCCACTGAATACTATAAGCTTCCTGTTGCCGTGAAGCTGAGGGTGCTGCAAATACTCTGTGATCATGTCATCGATTCAGAAGAACTCAAAACAGAACTGGAGGTTCGAGAAGGCTACAACGAGGGGATGGAAAATGAGACTGATCGTAGTGTTTTCTTGGGGCCTGGTTCAAGCGCAGTCTCTGCTAGAGCCACACAGGCCTCTGCTTATAAAAGAATAGGTGATCTACAAAGCCTGGGAAGAGCTCCAAATGTGAACAATCTAAAAGCTGTTATAGAAAACGCTTCTCAGGATGGCAACCATAATGCTTGCCGAATATGTGGAATGAATGGGACTTTGTTACATTGTGATGGCTGCCCATGGGCATATCATTCAAGATGTATTGGTCAAAACAAATCTTATCTTCCCCAGGGAGCATGGTTCTGTCACGAATGTGTGGTTAACAATCTCACACCAACTTCAGCAAGAATTGAGCGTTGTGCAAGAGGAGCCCAAATTTTTGGCATTGATATGTGCGGGAGGATCTTCTTAGGATCCTGCAACTATTTGCTGAT CAAATCCTGCAGGATTCAAATGTCTTCAAATGCAGAGTCTTATGCAAGATATTACAATCATCATGATGTTGTCAAAGTCCTAGAAGTTCTTGCTCTCTCAGATGCATATATGGATATATGCAGGCAAATAAAGGAATATATGAGTGGTGACAATAAGGCAGCAAAGTTGTCATCTTTTAAACCGCAGGCGTACATGAATCTATACAATCAAGGCAACATTGCAGCATGTGCTGCTGCTAATCTAGCTGTTATCACAGCTGATCAAGGTAAAGTTTCATCATCCCAGCTGACCACAAATTCCAGGAAGAAAATCGCTGCGGACAATGCCCTACAAGTGAAAGTATTTTCCTCAGCAACCGCACAATTTGTTTGGCCAAGTACTGAAAAGAAACTTATGGAAGTCCCAAGAGATCGATGTGATTGGTGCCTTGCCTGTAGAAGTTCAGCAATTGGAAATAAAAAGGCATGTTTTCTTAACATGGCCGCTGCAAATGCGACTAAAAGTTCTGCTCGAATTCTTAGTGCCATGCATGTAATAAGAAACTCTGATAGCCATTTCGCCAGCATTGTTGCTTATTTAGCCAACATGGGGGAAAGTTTGTGTGGCCTTTTAGTTGGTTCACTACAAGACATGCAGCAGAAACAACGGTGGCATCAACAACTTCGAGAAGCTTCCAACTGTAGAACTGTAATACCCCTCTTGCTTGAG ATTGTGATAATTAGGTGGAGGTTAGGGGCTTGTGCTATTTGTTGCTTCTGGGTGAAAGCGAGGGCTGCGATAAGTATGCAGAACATGCATGTTGGCCTCCGATTAGCTAATTCACTAATT TTGGAAAGTAACATCCGTGGAGTAGCATTTTCTGAAAGCTGGCTGAAGCCAACAGATGACTGGCATGTGGTGTCTCCTGATGCCGCCGCTGGTGAAAGGCACCACAGAAAGCATTCGTTAGCATCTGAATCTGGTATTACTATTGATGCTGATAACAGCGGGACTTGGTGGATCGGCAGAAATATTTCAAAGCGTATTCTGCAGAGGTGGGCTCTTCAAAGGTCATCCATAAGAAAAGCTGGTCGTCAAG GTGGTAAAAAGAGGATAGCAGGTTTATCCTACCATGAAGGTTCCAATTTTCCAAGACGATCTCTGCAATTTGCTTGGAGAGCATGTGTTGGACTAAGCCAAAATTCATCTCAACTTGCTTTGCAG GTTAGATGTCTTGATGCCCACATTAGATGGAAGGAACTCATCCCTCCAGACCAAATTCCTTCAGATGGAGCAAGTTCTAATTGTGTATTTTCTGCTTTCAAAAATGCTGTAGTCtatgataaaaaaataattgacAATAAGATAAGATACGCAGTTACATTTACCAACCAGAAGTCTCTTcctgtgcatgtaacaaaaaatATCTTGGAAGCAGAAGGTAATCATAATGAAAATAGCAAATTGTGGTTTTCTGAAAACAATGTGCCACTGTACATGTTACGAGAATTTGAGCTGAAAGCTGGGATTAGCTCATTGCCTAGTCCAGATATTTCAGACTCCAACTATTTCACCAATTTCTTCACAACACGAGTAAAAGCATATACTGGGGATGTCTTTtcttatctctttcacaagggGGATGTGTATACCTGCACCTCATGCAAGAAGGATGTTCTATTCAG GGATGTTGTTAAATGCAGCTTATGTCAAG GTAATTGCCACAAAGAGTGCACAACAGGATCTGTTAGTGGCAAAGGAGGCAGTGCTACATCAAATTTGGTATGCAAGTTATGCCTCCAGAAGCGTAATCTTAGGCTTGCAAGTTACCATACAAATGCAAGTTATATCTGGCCTCAACAGATGATTAATGGTCAACAGCCAGTGAATGCTTCCAAAATAATCTTTAAGGTTGGTTATTCCCATTCTGCTGAACCTGCACTGAAAGTTGGAGCACAACCAATCTCAAAGGTTACACAACCATTTGCAAAGGTTAACAACCAGCCAATTGTGAATGTGAAAGGCCAACCACCTGTAAAGTTGGCAACCTTGCCAATTACAAATGTAGAAGCTCAAAATATCGTCACTTGTGTCCAAGCTGAGCCAAAAAGTAAAAAGTCAAAGTCAGAAAAGACAAAGAAACTTAAAAATATTCAAGGGACCACATATTTCGGTCTCGTATGGAAGAAAAATAAGTATGACAAATATGACGGAATTGATTTCAGAGCAAATGATGTAATCCTTCGAAGCAAGGATGGTACAAGTTCGTCCACGAAACCGACCTGTTGTCTCTGTAACAAAGCTTATTCTCCGGATTTCCTGTATGTCCGCTGTCAGAAGTGCAGAA ATTGGTTTCATGGTGATGCCTTGCAACTTGAGGAAGAAAAGATCAAGGAATTGATTGCATACCAATGTTGTAGGTGCCGAAGGCGAACCATACCTCCGTGTCCTCATTCAGCTGATTATATAAAGCCTTACCCAGAGTTTATTGAACAAACAGTCGCTGCATCATCACAGTCCACTACGCTAGAAGATCAAGACCCACTGCTTTCTTCATATGGAATAATTGAAAGAATTGGGGAAGAAACATGGGATGCTGATTTATCATCGATCATGGCAAGCTGTCCCCCAGGAAGTAACCAGAAGCTGTCCATAAGAAGAACCCGAGTTAAAAATTGTGAATAA
- the LOC120648400 gene encoding DDT domain-containing protein PTM-like isoform X2 has protein sequence MEVDEAAVLGRAAPVGSGANVGTVPVPGEVRDPAHVVPEENMEVDEGGIAEQGRTTTTAVASAGGLQVDEVVGERLVGRYIGRSAPGHGRIILIGKVASYDSTTGVYGVVFEDGQVEDLGLAKLQEFLVSECNGTLDMEASCRKRKLDLPVPSGSALDVREPASTRQRVDGCAMPTMPDAPQQSASGSDTSDDIECSSNSSDFSEEEPSEPCPPVQIVELPPSSGDIDVPEESISYLFAVYSFLRSFSVQLFLSPFGLDDFVAAINCTVQNNLLDAVHFSLLRALRRHLESKSTKLASNCFRYLDWTLIDTLTWPVFLLEYLYVMGCIKNLGVQSFARSLLATEYYKLPVAVKLRVLQILCDHVIDSEELKTELEVREGYNEGMENETDRSVFLGPGSSAVSARATQASAYKRIGDLQSLGRAPNVNNLKAVIENASQDGNHNACRICGMNGTLLHCDGCPWAYHSRCIGQNKSYLPQGAWFCHECVVNNLTPTSARIERCARGAQIFGIDMCGRIFLGSCNYLLIKSCRIQMSSNAESYARYYNHHDVVKVLEVLALSDAYMDICRQIKEYMSGDNKAAKLSSFKPQAYMNLYNQGNIAACAAANLAVITADQGKVSSSQLTTNSRKKIAADNALQVKVFSSATAQFVWPSTEKKLMEVPRDRCDWCLACRSSAIGNKKACFLNMAAANATKSSARILSAMHVIRNSDSHFASIVAYLANMGESLCGLLVGSLQDMQQKQRWHQQLREASNCRTVIPLLLEIVIIRWRLGACAICCFWVKARAAISMQNMHVGLRLANSLILESNIRGVAFSESWLKPTDDWHVVSPDAAAGERHHRKHSLASESGITIDADNSGTWWIGRNISKRILQRWALQRSSIRKAGRQGGKKRIAGLSYHEGSNFPRRSLQFAWRACVGLSQNSSQLALQVRCLDAHIRWKELIPPDQIPSDGASSNCVFSAFKNAVVYDKKIIDNKIRYAVTFTNQKSLPVHVTKNILEAEGNHNENSKLWFSENNVPLYMLREFELKAGISSLPSPDISDSNYFTNFFTTRVKAYTGDVFSYLFHKGDVYTCTSCKKDVLFRDVVKCSLCQGNCHKECTTGSVSGKGGSATSNLVCKLCLQKRNLRLASYHTNASYIWPQQMINGQQPVNASKIIFKVGYSHSAEPALKVGAQPISKVTQPFAKVNNQPIVNVKGQPPVKLATLPITNVEAQNIVTCVQAEPKSKKSKSEKTKKLKNIQGTTYFGLVWKKNKYDKYDGIDFRANDVILRSKDGTSSSTKPTCCLCNKAYSPDFLYVRCQKCRSAEGEPYLRVLIQLII, from the exons ATGGAGGTGGATGAGGCTGCCGTTCTGGGCAGAGCGGCGCCTGTGGGGAGCGGGGCAAATGTGGGGACCGTCCCAGTCCCAGGGGAAGTGCGGGATCCGGCTCACGTGGTGCCGGAAGAGAATATGGAGGTGGATGAGGGCGGCATCGCCGAACAAGGGCGTACTACCACAACAGCTGTGGCAAGCGCTGGTGGCCTTCAGGTGGATGAGGTGGTCGGGGAACGCTTGGTGGGCCGGTACATTGGCCGGAGCGCTCCAGGGCATGGAAGAATCATTCTTATTGGGAAGGTTGCATCCTATGACAGCACCACTGGGGTCTATGGCGTGGTGTTTGAGGACGGACAGGTTGAGGATCTTGGACTTGCTAAGCTCCAGGAGTTTCTCGTGTCTGAGTGTAATGGCACATTAGACATGGAGGCCAGCTGCAGGAAGAGGAAGCTGGACTTGCCGGTTCCATCTGGGAGCGCCTTGGATGTCCGAGAGCCGGCGAGTACCAGGCAGAGGGTTGATGGATGTGCGATGCCTACCATGCCTGATGCGCCACAGCAGAGCGCATCAGGCTCGGATACTTCTGATGATATTGAATGTTCCAGCAATTCATCAGATTTCAGTGAAGAAGAACCATCCGAGCCATGCCCTCCAGTGCAGATTGTGGAGTTGCCACCGTCATCGGGAGATATTGATGTGCCAGAAGAGTCCATAAGTTATCTCTTTGCTGTTTATAGCTTCCTGCGGTCATTCAGCGTTCAGCTGTTCCTGAGTCCATTTGGGCTGGATGATTTTGTTGCAGCCATTAATTGCACCGTGCAGAATAACTTGTTGGATGCTGTACATTTCTCGCTACTGCGGGCACTGAGACGGCATCTGGAATCTAAATCCACTAAGCTTGCTTCGAATTGCTTTAG GTATCTGGATTGGACACTAATAGACACATTGACTTGGCCAGTGTTCTTACTAGAATACCTGTACGTGATGGGTTGCATTAAGAATCTAGGGGTTCAGAGTTTTGCTAGAAGCCTCCTAGCCACTGAATACTATAAGCTTCCTGTTGCCGTGAAGCTGAGGGTGCTGCAAATACTCTGTGATCATGTCATCGATTCAGAAGAACTCAAAACAGAACTGGAGGTTCGAGAAGGCTACAACGAGGGGATGGAAAATGAGACTGATCGTAGTGTTTTCTTGGGGCCTGGTTCAAGCGCAGTCTCTGCTAGAGCCACACAGGCCTCTGCTTATAAAAGAATAGGTGATCTACAAAGCCTGGGAAGAGCTCCAAATGTGAACAATCTAAAAGCTGTTATAGAAAACGCTTCTCAGGATGGCAACCATAATGCTTGCCGAATATGTGGAATGAATGGGACTTTGTTACATTGTGATGGCTGCCCATGGGCATATCATTCAAGATGTATTGGTCAAAACAAATCTTATCTTCCCCAGGGAGCATGGTTCTGTCACGAATGTGTGGTTAACAATCTCACACCAACTTCAGCAAGAATTGAGCGTTGTGCAAGAGGAGCCCAAATTTTTGGCATTGATATGTGCGGGAGGATCTTCTTAGGATCCTGCAACTATTTGCTGAT CAAATCCTGCAGGATTCAAATGTCTTCAAATGCAGAGTCTTATGCAAGATATTACAATCATCATGATGTTGTCAAAGTCCTAGAAGTTCTTGCTCTCTCAGATGCATATATGGATATATGCAGGCAAATAAAGGAATATATGAGTGGTGACAATAAGGCAGCAAAGTTGTCATCTTTTAAACCGCAGGCGTACATGAATCTATACAATCAAGGCAACATTGCAGCATGTGCTGCTGCTAATCTAGCTGTTATCACAGCTGATCAAGGTAAAGTTTCATCATCCCAGCTGACCACAAATTCCAGGAAGAAAATCGCTGCGGACAATGCCCTACAAGTGAAAGTATTTTCCTCAGCAACCGCACAATTTGTTTGGCCAAGTACTGAAAAGAAACTTATGGAAGTCCCAAGAGATCGATGTGATTGGTGCCTTGCCTGTAGAAGTTCAGCAATTGGAAATAAAAAGGCATGTTTTCTTAACATGGCCGCTGCAAATGCGACTAAAAGTTCTGCTCGAATTCTTAGTGCCATGCATGTAATAAGAAACTCTGATAGCCATTTCGCCAGCATTGTTGCTTATTTAGCCAACATGGGGGAAAGTTTGTGTGGCCTTTTAGTTGGTTCACTACAAGACATGCAGCAGAAACAACGGTGGCATCAACAACTTCGAGAAGCTTCCAACTGTAGAACTGTAATACCCCTCTTGCTTGAG ATTGTGATAATTAGGTGGAGGTTAGGGGCTTGTGCTATTTGTTGCTTCTGGGTGAAAGCGAGGGCTGCGATAAGTATGCAGAACATGCATGTTGGCCTCCGATTAGCTAATTCACTAATT TTGGAAAGTAACATCCGTGGAGTAGCATTTTCTGAAAGCTGGCTGAAGCCAACAGATGACTGGCATGTGGTGTCTCCTGATGCCGCCGCTGGTGAAAGGCACCACAGAAAGCATTCGTTAGCATCTGAATCTGGTATTACTATTGATGCTGATAACAGCGGGACTTGGTGGATCGGCAGAAATATTTCAAAGCGTATTCTGCAGAGGTGGGCTCTTCAAAGGTCATCCATAAGAAAAGCTGGTCGTCAAG GTGGTAAAAAGAGGATAGCAGGTTTATCCTACCATGAAGGTTCCAATTTTCCAAGACGATCTCTGCAATTTGCTTGGAGAGCATGTGTTGGACTAAGCCAAAATTCATCTCAACTTGCTTTGCAG GTTAGATGTCTTGATGCCCACATTAGATGGAAGGAACTCATCCCTCCAGACCAAATTCCTTCAGATGGAGCAAGTTCTAATTGTGTATTTTCTGCTTTCAAAAATGCTGTAGTCtatgataaaaaaataattgacAATAAGATAAGATACGCAGTTACATTTACCAACCAGAAGTCTCTTcctgtgcatgtaacaaaaaatATCTTGGAAGCAGAAGGTAATCATAATGAAAATAGCAAATTGTGGTTTTCTGAAAACAATGTGCCACTGTACATGTTACGAGAATTTGAGCTGAAAGCTGGGATTAGCTCATTGCCTAGTCCAGATATTTCAGACTCCAACTATTTCACCAATTTCTTCACAACACGAGTAAAAGCATATACTGGGGATGTCTTTtcttatctctttcacaagggGGATGTGTATACCTGCACCTCATGCAAGAAGGATGTTCTATTCAG GGATGTTGTTAAATGCAGCTTATGTCAAG GTAATTGCCACAAAGAGTGCACAACAGGATCTGTTAGTGGCAAAGGAGGCAGTGCTACATCAAATTTGGTATGCAAGTTATGCCTCCAGAAGCGTAATCTTAGGCTTGCAAGTTACCATACAAATGCAAGTTATATCTGGCCTCAACAGATGATTAATGGTCAACAGCCAGTGAATGCTTCCAAAATAATCTTTAAGGTTGGTTATTCCCATTCTGCTGAACCTGCACTGAAAGTTGGAGCACAACCAATCTCAAAGGTTACACAACCATTTGCAAAGGTTAACAACCAGCCAATTGTGAATGTGAAAGGCCAACCACCTGTAAAGTTGGCAACCTTGCCAATTACAAATGTAGAAGCTCAAAATATCGTCACTTGTGTCCAAGCTGAGCCAAAAAGTAAAAAGTCAAAGTCAGAAAAGACAAAGAAACTTAAAAATATTCAAGGGACCACATATTTCGGTCTCGTATGGAAGAAAAATAAGTATGACAAATATGACGGAATTGATTTCAGAGCAAATGATGTAATCCTTCGAAGCAAGGATGGTACAAGTTCGTCCACGAAACCGACCTGTTGTCTCTGTAACAAAGCTTATTCTCCGGATTTCCTGTATGTCCGCTGTCAGAAGTGCAGAA GTGCCGAAGGCGAACCATACCTCCGTGTCCTCATTCAGCTGATTATATAA